One Oncorhynchus nerka isolate Pitt River linkage group LG5, Oner_Uvic_2.0, whole genome shotgun sequence genomic window carries:
- the LOC115129209 gene encoding inositol-trisphosphate 3-kinase B-like — MADPLRPFVPQYHGSVNRGGNSYIRLEDLLSGLKNPVIMDCKMGVRTYQEEELTKSHTNPTLRTDMYQKMVKVDPTALTVEEHEQRGVTKWRYLQWRDNTSSTSTLGFRIEGIMMENGSIQRDFKMLTPVQVTEALLSFTKSHLHILKAYHSRLQALDEALKESPFFKAHEVIGSSLLFVHDWTSKASIWMIDFGKTTPSPSTVQLRHDVPWAEGNREDGYLIGLAALTSLVGQAISQAACRQEEKHGEEMGSVTHTLQEQEHTQTKSQGGQGEAAQNEDTSD, encoded by the exons ATGGCTGACCCCCTGCGTCCGTTTGTACCGCAGTACCATGGCTCGGTCAACAGGGGGGGTAACAGTTACATCCGCCTGGAGGACTTACTGAGTGGCCTGAAGAACCCTGTCATCATGGACTGCAAGATGGGCGTGAg GACATATCAGGAGGAGGAATTAACCAAATCACACACCAATCCCACCCTGAGGACTGATATGTACCAGAAGATGGTAAAAGTTGATCCAACGGCTCTCACTGTGGAGGAACATGAGCAGCGAGGCGTGACGAAGTGGCGCTACCTGCAGTGGAGGGATAACACCAGCTCCACCTCCACACTAGGCTTCAGGATTGAGGGCATCATG ATGGAGAACGGCAGCATACAGCGGGACTTTAAGATGCTCACCCCAGTCCAGGTCACCGAggccctcctctccttcaccaaGAGTCATCTACACATCCTG AAGGCCTACCATTCCAGACTTCAGGCTCTGGATGAAGCCCTGAAGGAATCCCCATTTTTCAAAGCCCATGAG GTGATTGGCAGCTCGCTCCTCTTCGTCCACGACTGGACCAGTAAGGCAAGCATCTGGATGATAGACTTTGGGAAGACCACCCCGTCGCCCAGCACTGTGCAGCTGAGGCATGACGTCCCGTGGGCCGAGGGGAATCGGGAGGATGGGTACCTGATCGGGCTGGCCGCCCTCACCTCCCTCGTGGGTCAGGCCATCAGCCAGGCAGCCTGCAGACAGGAGGAGAagcatggagaggagatgggcagtgtcacacacaccctgcaggaaCAGGAACATACACAGACTAAAAGTCAGGGTGGTCAGGGCGAGGCAGCACAGAATGAAGATACTTCTGATTGA